A single genomic interval of Homo sapiens chromosome 15, GRCh38.p14 Primary Assembly harbors:
- the TERB2 gene encoding telomere repeats-binding bouquet formation protein 2 isoform X1, with translation MFQGQRGWFCGSVSQDLRQFWVAEGGTISDPRAADFLFSCDASHPDTLRIYQSLDYIEDNATVFHAYYLSAVANAKIKNSVALGHFILPPACLQKEIRRKIGSFIWEQDQHFLIEKMEPRSVARVE, from the exons ATGTTTCAAGGGCAGCGCGGTTGGTTTTGCGGCAGCGTTAGCCAGGATCTGAGGCAATTCTGGG TGGCTGAAGGGGGAACGATCAGTGACCCGCGAGCCGCCGACTTCTTGTTCAGCTGTGATGCCTCGCACCCAGACACGCTGAG AATATATCAGAGCCTTGATTACATAGAAGATAATGCTACAGTTTTTCATGCCTACTATCTCTCTGCGGTAGCTAATGCCAAAATAAAAAACTCGGTGGCTTTGGGTCATTTCATTCTTCCTCCTGCGTGCCTGCAAAAAG aaataagaagaaaaattggtAGTTTTATTTGGGAACAAGACCAACATTTTCTGATAGAAAAG atggagcctcgttCTGTCGCCAGGGTGGAGTGA
- the TERB2 gene encoding telomere repeats-binding bouquet formation protein 2 produces MFQGQRGWFCGSVSQDLRQFWVAEGGTISDPRAADFLFSCDASHPDTLRIYQSLDYIEDNATVFHAYYLSAVANAKIKNSVALGHFILPPACLQKEIRRKIGSFIWEQDQHFLIEKHDEVTPNEIKTLRENSELATEHKKELSKSPEKHFIRTPVVEKQMYFPLQNYPVNNMVTGYISIDAMKKFLGELHDFIPGTSGYLAYHVQNEINMSAIKNKLKRK; encoded by the exons ATGTTTCAAGGGCAGCGCGGTTGGTTTTGCGGCAGCGTTAGCCAGGATCTGAGGCAATTCTGGG TGGCTGAAGGGGGAACGATCAGTGACCCGCGAGCCGCCGACTTCTTGTTCAGCTGTGATGCCTCGCACCCAGACACGCTGAG AATATATCAGAGCCTTGATTACATAGAAGATAATGCTACAGTTTTTCATGCCTACTATCTCTCTGCGGTAGCTAATGCCAAAATAAAAAACTCGGTGGCTTTGGGTCATTTCATTCTTCCTCCTGCGTGCCTGCAAAAAG aaataagaagaaaaattggtAGTTTTATTTGGGAACAAGACCAACATTTTCTGATAGAAAAG CATGATGAAGTAACACCAAATGAAATAAAGACCCTTAGGGAAAACAGTGAACTAGCAACAGAGCACAAAAAAGAATTATCCAAAAG CccagaaaagcattttataagaACTCCAGTTGTAGAAAAGCAGATGTACTTCCCTCTACAGAATTACCCAGTTAACAACATGGTAACAg gttATATATCAATTGATGCCATGAAGAAATTCCTTGGGGAGCTACATGACTTCATTCCTGGAACCTCAGGATATTTGGCATATCATgttcaaaatgaaattaatatgtctgctataaaaaacaaattgaagaggaaatag